One Suricata suricatta isolate VVHF042 chromosome X, meerkat_22Aug2017_6uvM2_HiC, whole genome shotgun sequence genomic region harbors:
- the SLC38A5 gene encoding sodium-coupled neutral amino acid transporter 5, with the protein MELQDPKMNGAPPADALGQRQEHKGFLPSHRPAPGRKPIEFKDFKGKTSFGMSVFNLSNAIMGSGVLGLAYAMAHTGVLFFLALLLCIALLSSYSIHLLLTCAGVVGIRAYEQLGQRALGPAGKVVVAAVICLHNVGAMSSYLFIIKSELPLVIGTFLDMDPEGGWFLKGNLLIIIVSVVIILPLALMRHLGYLGYTSGLSLTCMLFFLISVIYKKFQLGCAVGLNETEVESKSPTALPIQGLNRSCEARMFTVGSQMFYTVPIMAFAFVCHPEVLPIYTELCRPSKYRMQAVANVSIGAMFCMYGLTATFGYLTFYNSVEAEMLHMYSQQDLLILCVRLAVLLAVTLTVPVVLFPIRRALQQLLFPSRDFSWPRHVAIALILLVLVNVLVICVPNIRDIFGVIGSTSAPSLIFILPSIFYLRIVPSEVEPLYSWPKIQALCFGLLGVLFMAISLGFMFANWATGQKPVSGH; encoded by the exons ATGGAACTTCAGGACCCAAAGATGAACGGAGCCCCCCCTGCAGATGCTCTGGG CCAGAGGCAGGAGCACAAGGGCTTCCTGCCCAGCCATCGTCCTGCTCCTGGGAGAAAGCCCATCGAGTTCAAGGAT TTCAAGGGGAAGACATCATTTGGGATGTCCGTGTTCAATCTCAGCAATGCTATCATGGGCAGCGGCGTCCTGGGACTGGCCTATGCCATGGCTCACACAGGTGTCCTCTTCTTCCT GGCTCTGCTGCTGTGCATTGCACTTCTGTCTTCATATTCCATCCATCTCCTGCTGACCTGTGCCGGTGTTGTAG gCATCCGAGCCTACGAGCAGCTGGGACAGAGGGCACTGGGACCTGCAGGGAAAGTAGTGGTGGCTGCGGTGATCTGTCTGCACAATGTTGGGG CCATGTCCAGTTACCTGTTCATCATCAAATCCGAACTTCCTCTGGTTATCGGCACCTTCTTGGACATGGACCCCGAGGG GGGCTGGTTCTTGAAGGGAAACCTCCTCATCATCATTGTCAGTGTGGTAATCATCCTGCCACTGGCCCTCATGAGACACTTGG GCTACCTGGGATATACCAGTGGTCTCTCTTTGACCTGTATGCTGTTTTTCCTCATCTCG gtCATCTATAAGAAGTTCCAGCTTGGCTGTGCTGTAGGTCTCAATGAGACGGAGGTGGAGAGCAAGAGCCCCACGGCCCTTCCCATCCAGGGACTCAACAGAAGCTGTGAGGCCCGTATGTTCACAGTTGGTTCACAG ATGTTCTACACGGTGCCCATTATGGCTTTTGCCTTCGTCTGCCACCCTGAGGTGCTGCCTATCTACACAGAGCTCTGCCG GCCCTCCAAGTACAGAATGCAGGCTGTGGCCAACGTGTCCATTGGAGCCATGTTCTGCATGTATGGACTTACCGCGACCTTTGGATACCTCACTTTCTACA ATAGCGTGGAGGCGGAGATGCTGCACATGTACAGCCAGCAGGACCTGCTCATCCTCTGTGTGCGCCTGGCCGTGCTGCTCGCCGTGACTCTCACTGTGCCAGTCGTGCTGTTCCCT ATCCGCCGGGCCCTGCAGCAGCTGCTCTTCCCAAGCAGAGACTTCAGCTGGCCACGACATGTGGCCATAGCCCTGATCCTGCTTGTCTTGGTCAATGTTCTTGTCATTTGTGTGCCAAACATCCGGGATATCTTTGGGGTTATTG GGTCCACTTCAGCCCCTAGCCTCATCTTCATCCTTCCTAGCATCTTTTATCTCCGCATTGTACCATCCGAGGTGGAGCCCCTCTACTCCTGGCCTAAGATCCAG
- the FTSJ1 gene encoding putative tRNA (cytidine(32)/guanosine(34)-2'-O)-methyltransferase isoform X3, which produces MGRTSKDKRDVYYRLAKENGWRARSAFKLLQLDEEFQLFQGVTRAVDLCAAPGSWSQVLSQKIGGQGSGHVVAVDLQAMAPLPGVLQIQGDITQLSTAKEIIQHFEGCPADLVVCDGAPDVTGLHDVDEYMQAQLLLAALNIATHVLKPGGCFVAKIFRGRDVTLIYSQLRVFFSSVVCAKPRSSRNSSIEAFAVCRGYDPPAGFLPDLTKPLLDHSYAGGWLRVQVHSPHAAPHLTTIPGGLHIEEERAAGQGDPPPGLPYHHSGHDDSAPGCCPAPHPAAL; this is translated from the exons ATGGGACGGACATCAAAGGACAAGAGGGATGTCTACTATCGCCTGGCCAAGGAGAATGGCTGGCGTGCCCGCAGTGCCTTCAAGCTGCTACAACTTGATGAGGAATTCCAACTCTTCCAAG GTGTGACACGGGCAGTTGACCTGTGTGCAGCCCCGGGCAGCTGGAGCCAGGTGCTGAGCCAGAAAATTGG GGGTCAGGGCTCTGGCCATGTGGTGGCTGTGGACCTTCAAGCTATGGCTCCATTACCAGGTGTGTTACAGATCCAAGGGGACATCACCCAG CTGTCCACTGCCAAGGAGATCATCCAGCACTTTGAGGGCTGCCCTGCAGACCTAGTGGTGTGCGACGGAGCTCCTGATG TAACTGGCCTCCACGATGTTGATGAGTATATGCAGGCCCAGCTCCTCCTAGCT GCTCTGAACATTGCAACACACGTCTTGAAGCCAGGGGGCTGCTTTGTAGCCAAG ATCTTTCGAGGCCGGGATGTGACCCTGATCTACAGCCAGCTGCGTGTCTTTTTCTCCAGTGTAGTGTGTGCCAAGCCCAGGAGCAGCCGCAACTCCAGCATAG AGGCCTTCGCCGTATGTCGGGGTTATGACCCCCCTGCGGGCTTCCTTCCGGACCTGACAAAGCCCCTGCTGGACCACTCATACG CTGGAGGATGGCTCAGAGTACAAGTACACTCCCCCCACGCAGCCCCCCATCTCACCACCATACCAGGAGGCCTGCACATTGAAGAAGAAAGGGCGGCTGGCCAAGGAGATCCGCCCCCAGGACTGCCCTATCACCACAGTGGACACGATGACTCAGCCCCTGGCTGCTGCCCAGCACCGCACCCTGCTGCCCTCTGA
- the FTSJ1 gene encoding putative tRNA (cytidine(32)/guanosine(34)-2'-O)-methyltransferase isoform X1: protein MGRTSKDKRDVYYRLAKENGWRARSAFKLLQLDEEFQLFQGVTRAVDLCAAPGSWSQVLSQKIGGQGSGHVVAVDLQAMAPLPGVLQIQGDITQLSTAKEIIQHFEGCPADLVVCDGAPDVTGLHDVDEYMQAQLLLAALNIATHVLKPGGCFVAKIFRGRDVTLIYSQLRVFFSSVVCAKPRSSRNSSIEAFAVCRGYDPPAGFLPDLTKPLLDHSYDPDFNQLDGPTRIIVPFVTCGDLSSYDSDRSYPLDLEDGSEYKYTPPTQPPISPPYQEACTLKKKGRLAKEIRPQDCPITTVDTMTQPLAAAQHRTLLPSEVEDNEMNCSP from the exons ATGGGACGGACATCAAAGGACAAGAGGGATGTCTACTATCGCCTGGCCAAGGAGAATGGCTGGCGTGCCCGCAGTGCCTTCAAGCTGCTACAACTTGATGAGGAATTCCAACTCTTCCAAG GTGTGACACGGGCAGTTGACCTGTGTGCAGCCCCGGGCAGCTGGAGCCAGGTGCTGAGCCAGAAAATTGG GGGTCAGGGCTCTGGCCATGTGGTGGCTGTGGACCTTCAAGCTATGGCTCCATTACCAGGTGTGTTACAGATCCAAGGGGACATCACCCAG CTGTCCACTGCCAAGGAGATCATCCAGCACTTTGAGGGCTGCCCTGCAGACCTAGTGGTGTGCGACGGAGCTCCTGATG TAACTGGCCTCCACGATGTTGATGAGTATATGCAGGCCCAGCTCCTCCTAGCT GCTCTGAACATTGCAACACACGTCTTGAAGCCAGGGGGCTGCTTTGTAGCCAAG ATCTTTCGAGGCCGGGATGTGACCCTGATCTACAGCCAGCTGCGTGTCTTTTTCTCCAGTGTAGTGTGTGCCAAGCCCAGGAGCAGCCGCAACTCCAGCATAG AGGCCTTCGCCGTATGTCGGGGTTATGACCCCCCTGCGGGCTTCCTTCCGGACCTGACAAAGCCCCTGCTGGACCACTCATACG ATCCAGATTTCAACCAATTGGATGGTCCCACTCGCATCATTGTGCCATTTGTCACCTGTGGGGACCTGAGCTCCTATGATTCAGACCGCAGTTACCCGCTAGAT CTGGAGGATGGCTCAGAGTACAAGTACACTCCCCCCACGCAGCCCCCCATCTCACCACCATACCAGGAGGCCTGCACATTGAAGAAGAAAGGGCGGCTGGCCAAGGAGATCCGCCCCCAGGACTGCCCTATCACCACAGTGGACACGATGACTCAGCCCCTGGCTGCTGCCCAGCACCGCACCCTGCTGCCCTCTGAG GTGGAAGACAATGAAATGAATTGTTCGCCTTAA
- the FTSJ1 gene encoding putative tRNA (cytidine(32)/guanosine(34)-2'-O)-methyltransferase isoform X2, with product MGRTSKDKRDVYYRLAKENGWRARSAFKLLQLDEEFQLFQGVTRAVDLCAAPGSWSQVLSQKIGGQGSGHVVAVDLQAMAPLPGVLQIQGDITQLSTAKEIIQHFEGCPADLVVCDGAPDVTGLHDVDEYMQAQLLLAALNIATHVLKPGGCFVAKIFRGRDVTLIYSQLRVFFSSVVCAKPRSSRNSSIEAFAVCRGYDPPAGFLPDLTKPLLDHSYDFNQLDGPTRIIVPFVTCGDLSSYDSDRSYPLDLEDGSEYKYTPPTQPPISPPYQEACTLKKKGRLAKEIRPQDCPITTVDTMTQPLAAAQHRTLLPSEVEDNEMNCSP from the exons ATGGGACGGACATCAAAGGACAAGAGGGATGTCTACTATCGCCTGGCCAAGGAGAATGGCTGGCGTGCCCGCAGTGCCTTCAAGCTGCTACAACTTGATGAGGAATTCCAACTCTTCCAAG GTGTGACACGGGCAGTTGACCTGTGTGCAGCCCCGGGCAGCTGGAGCCAGGTGCTGAGCCAGAAAATTGG GGGTCAGGGCTCTGGCCATGTGGTGGCTGTGGACCTTCAAGCTATGGCTCCATTACCAGGTGTGTTACAGATCCAAGGGGACATCACCCAG CTGTCCACTGCCAAGGAGATCATCCAGCACTTTGAGGGCTGCCCTGCAGACCTAGTGGTGTGCGACGGAGCTCCTGATG TAACTGGCCTCCACGATGTTGATGAGTATATGCAGGCCCAGCTCCTCCTAGCT GCTCTGAACATTGCAACACACGTCTTGAAGCCAGGGGGCTGCTTTGTAGCCAAG ATCTTTCGAGGCCGGGATGTGACCCTGATCTACAGCCAGCTGCGTGTCTTTTTCTCCAGTGTAGTGTGTGCCAAGCCCAGGAGCAGCCGCAACTCCAGCATAG AGGCCTTCGCCGTATGTCGGGGTTATGACCCCCCTGCGGGCTTCCTTCCGGACCTGACAAAGCCCCTGCTGGACCACTCATACG ATTTCAACCAATTGGATGGTCCCACTCGCATCATTGTGCCATTTGTCACCTGTGGGGACCTGAGCTCCTATGATTCAGACCGCAGTTACCCGCTAGAT CTGGAGGATGGCTCAGAGTACAAGTACACTCCCCCCACGCAGCCCCCCATCTCACCACCATACCAGGAGGCCTGCACATTGAAGAAGAAAGGGCGGCTGGCCAAGGAGATCCGCCCCCAGGACTGCCCTATCACCACAGTGGACACGATGACTCAGCCCCTGGCTGCTGCCCAGCACCGCACCCTGCTGCCCTCTGAG GTGGAAGACAATGAAATGAATTGTTCGCCTTAA